A region from the Curtobacterium sp. MCBA15_012 genome encodes:
- a CDS encoding glycoside hydrolase family 99-like domain-containing protein, protein MQRRSGGRFVGFPEHWRDLVAAADRDRTPAERDAPPRVAVVLHVHYPELLPGLVERLRSVPEPFDLVVTVTEGVDVAVDTSALDLVRRVVVLPIENRGRDVLPLVSVVNAGLLDGYDAVLKVHTKRSAWRADHESLQGSGADWRDELLDAVLGDRDQVARVIEALRHTDAGMVTSGASIVGAEHWGADEHGVRSLLRRLELEDLVIDLRFPAGSVYWTKGFVLRGLRALRMDRDDFPDERGEIDGTTAHAVERLLGVLTVESGLTVSAVDDLPARRPEPAVRAELVPFYLPQFHTFPENDAWWGAGFTEWTNVTRAVPDYHGHAQPMLPGALGFYDLHRDEVRAAQTRLARDAGIGAFMYYHYWFAGKRLMDMPLERLAASDTDQRFCVMWANEDWTRTWDGRGDSVLIAQDYDQVPAEDFIDHLLPLLGDPRWFRIRGAAVIAVYRPAHLPDHRATIAEWRRRADAAGVGPLHVLGVDVGAVFDGLDADGIEDSGLDGLMGFPPHNHEWHWKEQGQLGVRPDFAGRILSYRGTADGAISRLRLPEGYGAVAPGVMVGFDNTARRQLAPDVWYGANPFTFRRWLAEAVRSAERVTPDAPVVFLNAWNEWAEGAVLEPTERYGATYLDAVASVGAR, encoded by the coding sequence GTGCAGCGACGCTCCGGCGGCCGCTTCGTCGGGTTCCCCGAGCACTGGCGCGACCTGGTCGCCGCGGCCGACCGCGATCGCACCCCGGCGGAGCGCGACGCGCCCCCGCGCGTGGCGGTCGTGCTGCACGTGCACTACCCGGAACTGCTGCCCGGGCTCGTCGAGCGACTGCGGTCCGTGCCCGAGCCGTTCGACCTCGTGGTCACGGTGACCGAGGGCGTGGACGTCGCGGTCGACACGAGCGCGCTCGACCTGGTGCGCCGCGTCGTCGTCCTGCCGATCGAGAACCGCGGTCGCGACGTCCTGCCGCTCGTGTCCGTCGTGAACGCGGGGCTGCTCGACGGCTACGACGCCGTGCTCAAGGTGCACACGAAGCGATCGGCCTGGCGCGCCGACCACGAGTCGCTGCAGGGGAGCGGAGCCGACTGGCGCGACGAACTGCTCGACGCCGTGCTCGGCGACCGCGACCAGGTCGCGCGCGTGATCGAGGCGCTCCGGCACACCGACGCGGGCATGGTGACCTCGGGCGCGTCCATCGTCGGTGCCGAGCACTGGGGCGCCGACGAGCACGGCGTCCGGTCGCTGCTGCGACGCCTCGAGCTCGAGGACCTCGTCATCGACCTGCGGTTCCCGGCCGGCTCGGTGTACTGGACGAAGGGCTTCGTGCTCCGCGGCCTCCGTGCCCTGCGGATGGACCGCGACGACTTCCCGGACGAGCGCGGCGAGATCGACGGCACCACGGCGCACGCCGTCGAGCGGCTGCTCGGGGTGCTCACCGTGGAGAGCGGTCTGACCGTGTCGGCCGTCGACGACCTGCCCGCACGACGGCCCGAGCCGGCGGTGCGCGCCGAGCTCGTGCCCTTCTACCTGCCGCAGTTCCACACCTTCCCGGAGAACGACGCGTGGTGGGGCGCCGGCTTCACCGAGTGGACGAACGTCACGCGCGCCGTCCCCGACTACCACGGGCACGCGCAGCCGATGCTGCCCGGCGCGCTCGGGTTCTACGACCTGCACCGCGACGAGGTCCGGGCCGCCCAGACCCGCCTCGCGCGGGACGCCGGCATCGGGGCGTTCATGTACTACCACTACTGGTTCGCGGGCAAGCGCCTGATGGACATGCCGCTCGAGCGCCTCGCCGCGAGCGACACCGACCAGCGGTTCTGCGTGATGTGGGCGAACGAGGACTGGACCCGCACCTGGGACGGCCGGGGCGACAGCGTCCTGATCGCCCAGGACTACGACCAGGTCCCCGCCGAGGACTTCATCGACCACCTGCTCCCGCTGCTGGGCGACCCGCGCTGGTTCCGCATCCGCGGCGCCGCCGTGATCGCGGTGTACCGCCCGGCACACCTGCCGGACCACCGCGCGACCATCGCGGAGTGGCGTCGGCGTGCGGACGCGGCCGGCGTCGGACCGCTGCACGTGCTCGGCGTGGACGTCGGCGCGGTGTTCGACGGGCTCGACGCCGACGGCATCGAGGACTCCGGGCTCGACGGACTGATGGGCTTCCCGCCGCACAACCACGAGTGGCACTGGAAGGAGCAGGGGCAGCTCGGGGTCCGTCCGGACTTCGCGGGCCGCATCCTCAGCTACCGGGGCACGGCGGACGGGGCGATCTCGCGCCTGCGCCTCCCGGAGGGGTACGGCGCGGTGGCCCCCGGCGTGATGGTCGGGTTCGACAACACGGCTCGGCGGCAGCTCGCTCCCGACGTCTGGTACGGAGCGAACCCCTTCACCTTCCGACGCTGGCTGGCCGAGGCCGTCCGGTCCGCGGAGCGGGTGACCCCGGACGCGCCCGTGGTGTTCCTCAACGCCTGGAACGAGTGGGCCGAGGGGGCCGTGCTCGAGCCGACCGAGCGGTACGGGGCGACCTACCTGGACGCCGTCGCGTCGGTCGGCGCCCGATGA
- a CDS encoding ABC transporter permease, which produces MPDASAVANERAERLATEPWQHAGANGSGLVGFANTVRDIWVQRELLGMLTKRELKARYKDSSLGFLWSLARPLTQLFIYYVVLGTFLGNAKAIDNFAIYIFSGLTIFTVFQEIVGAGTASIVVNAGLVKKVYLPREIFTLSSVGSSLFNFLIQFAILLVAALALQTVAFGWDLLYGVGALVLTIVYAVALALLLGALNVYLRDVQYLVEVVLMLAMWGSPIVYSWTQVADRVPGWLTEIYLNNPVTIAVIGFQQAMWGETSHGTTPDHLATRMLVALVVGLVLLFVSQRVFSRLQGNFAQEL; this is translated from the coding sequence ATGCCAGACGCGAGCGCAGTGGCCAACGAACGTGCGGAGCGGCTCGCCACCGAGCCCTGGCAGCACGCCGGGGCGAACGGCAGCGGACTCGTCGGGTTCGCCAACACCGTCCGCGACATCTGGGTCCAGCGCGAACTGCTCGGCATGCTCACGAAGCGCGAGCTGAAGGCCCGGTACAAGGACTCGTCGCTCGGCTTCCTCTGGAGCCTCGCCCGGCCGCTCACGCAGCTGTTCATCTACTACGTGGTGCTCGGGACGTTCCTCGGCAACGCCAAGGCGATCGACAACTTCGCGATCTACATCTTCTCCGGCCTGACGATCTTCACCGTCTTCCAGGAGATCGTCGGCGCCGGCACCGCGTCCATCGTGGTGAACGCGGGGCTCGTCAAGAAGGTCTACCTGCCGCGCGAGATCTTCACGCTGTCCTCGGTCGGGTCGTCGCTGTTCAACTTCCTCATCCAGTTCGCCATCCTGCTCGTCGCGGCGCTCGCGCTGCAGACCGTGGCGTTCGGCTGGGACCTGCTCTACGGCGTGGGTGCCCTCGTCCTGACGATCGTGTACGCCGTCGCGCTCGCGCTCCTGCTCGGCGCCCTGAACGTGTACCTCCGCGACGTCCAGTACCTCGTCGAGGTCGTGCTCATGCTCGCCATGTGGGGCTCGCCGATCGTCTACTCGTGGACGCAGGTCGCCGACCGCGTGCCCGGCTGGCTCACCGAGATCTACCTCAACAACCCCGTCACCATCGCCGTGATCGGCTTCCAGCAGGCGATGTGGGGCGAGACGAGCCACGGCACCACGCCGGACCACCTCGCCACCCGCATGCTCGTCGCGCTCGTCGTCGGCCTCGTGCTGCTGTTCGTCTCGCAGCGGGTCTTCTCCCGCCTGCAGGGCAACTTCGCCCAGGAGCTCTGA
- a CDS encoding ABC transporter ATP-binding protein → MSPATPIVRVQDVSKRFVLHKEKSLKERVLSAGRNSAFREDFWALRNVDLEIDSGSTVGLIGPNGSGKSTLLKTIGGIIQPTSGSVVRRGRMAALLELGAGFHADLTGRENVYLNASILGLSRTQTDRYFDDIVDFSGIAEFIDTQVKFYSSGMYVRLAFAVAVHVDPDLLLVDEVLAVGDEAFQKKCLDKIASFQAEGRTIVLVTHTLNQITDLCSRALVLARGNVMFDGDPTDAVSVLRSGFQTTIDADAANAERPAQAAAPAFDIARVRSIVVDGEHDRSTDQVVVAPDRPLTIDVELDAKTQLDDWGIGVHVDNPFGQVVVGTHTDMLKVPTPSFQGSRTVRFTFSDVRLGGGEYRVTSALFGRGGQEIHRLTEGATFTVRPNSSSYGPIGAAAAIQF, encoded by the coding sequence ATGTCCCCCGCCACCCCCATCGTCCGCGTCCAGGACGTCTCCAAGCGGTTCGTGCTGCACAAGGAGAAGAGCCTCAAGGAGCGCGTCCTCAGCGCCGGTCGGAACAGCGCGTTCCGTGAGGACTTCTGGGCCCTCCGCAACGTCGACCTCGAGATCGACTCCGGCTCGACGGTCGGGCTCATCGGGCCGAACGGCTCGGGCAAGTCGACGCTGCTGAAGACCATCGGCGGGATCATCCAGCCGACGAGCGGCTCCGTCGTGCGCCGGGGTCGGATGGCCGCGCTGCTCGAGCTCGGCGCGGGCTTCCACGCCGACCTGACCGGCCGCGAGAACGTCTACCTGAACGCGTCGATCCTCGGGCTCTCGCGCACCCAGACCGACCGCTACTTCGACGACATCGTCGACTTCTCGGGCATCGCGGAGTTCATCGACACGCAGGTGAAGTTCTACTCGAGCGGCATGTACGTCCGGCTCGCGTTCGCCGTCGCGGTGCACGTCGACCCCGACCTGCTCCTCGTGGACGAGGTCCTCGCCGTCGGCGACGAGGCGTTCCAGAAGAAGTGCCTCGACAAGATCGCGTCGTTCCAGGCCGAGGGCCGGACGATCGTGCTCGTCACGCACACGCTGAACCAGATCACCGACCTCTGCTCCCGCGCGCTCGTGCTCGCCCGGGGCAACGTCATGTTCGACGGCGACCCGACGGACGCCGTGAGCGTGCTGCGCTCCGGGTTCCAGACCACCATCGACGCGGACGCCGCCAACGCCGAGCGTCCGGCCCAGGCCGCGGCCCCCGCGTTCGACATCGCCCGGGTGCGTTCGATCGTGGTCGACGGCGAGCACGACCGGAGCACCGACCAGGTCGTCGTCGCACCGGACCGTCCGCTCACCATCGACGTCGAGCTCGACGCGAAGACGCAGCTCGACGACTGGGGCATCGGCGTGCACGTCGACAACCCGTTCGGGCAGGTCGTGGTCGGCACGCACACCGACATGCTCAAGGTGCCGACACCGTCGTTCCAGGGCTCCCGGACGGTGCGCTTCACGTTCTCCGACGTCCGTCTCGGCGGCGGCGAGTACCGCGTCACCAGCGCGCTGTTCGGCCGCGGCGGCCAGGAGATCCACCGCCTCACCGAGGGCGCGACCTTCACCGTCCGCCCGAACAGCAGCTCGTACGGTCCGATCGGCGCCGCAGCCGCGATCCAGTTCTGA
- a CDS encoding glycosyltransferase family 2 protein: MSPAVEVVVVNWRRADLTIECVESLLPQLAEVDAVVTVVDNASGDGSVERLRSALPGVRVLESPVNGGFGAGVDLAAGASTADVLVLLNNDAVARPGFLRALTAPVLDGSVTGATTARILLRAEPGEPVRTNSTGNVVDRSGNGGDRDWLVPHPADADPEVFGFCGGACAIAMPAFRQAGGFDESLFMYYEDTDLSWRLRRLGHGVRFVGDAVAVHRHASSLGTGSAGFVTANTRNRVVVAVKNAPWGVVARAVARTVVRTALDSAARDPRARDRGRAERHGLAQAVTRLPAALRARRTIDRTATAPRPRLDG, translated from the coding sequence GTGTCGCCCGCGGTCGAGGTCGTCGTCGTCAACTGGCGCCGCGCGGACCTGACGATCGAGTGCGTCGAGTCGCTCCTCCCCCAGCTCGCGGAGGTCGACGCCGTCGTCACGGTCGTCGACAACGCGTCCGGCGACGGCTCGGTCGAGCGGCTGCGGAGCGCCCTGCCCGGGGTGCGCGTCCTGGAGAGCCCCGTCAACGGCGGCTTCGGCGCGGGTGTCGACCTCGCCGCGGGTGCCTCGACCGCCGACGTGCTCGTGCTGCTCAACAACGACGCGGTCGCGCGGCCCGGCTTCCTCCGGGCCCTGACCGCCCCGGTCCTCGACGGCAGCGTCACCGGCGCCACGACGGCCAGGATCCTCCTGCGCGCCGAGCCCGGCGAACCGGTCCGCACCAACTCGACCGGCAACGTCGTCGACCGGTCCGGCAACGGCGGCGACCGGGACTGGCTCGTCCCGCACCCCGCCGACGCCGACCCGGAGGTGTTCGGCTTCTGCGGCGGCGCCTGTGCGATCGCGATGCCGGCGTTCCGCCAGGCCGGCGGGTTCGACGAGTCGCTCTTCATGTACTACGAGGACACCGACCTCAGCTGGCGACTGCGCCGTCTCGGGCACGGCGTCCGGTTCGTCGGCGACGCGGTCGCGGTGCACCGGCACGCGTCCTCGCTCGGGACCGGGTCGGCGGGGTTCGTCACCGCCAACACGCGGAACCGCGTGGTCGTGGCGGTCAAGAACGCCCCGTGGGGCGTCGTCGCCCGCGCCGTGGCGCGGACGGTCGTCCGCACCGCCCTCGACAGCGCGGCCCGCGACCCGCGCGCACGCGACCGTGGGCGCGCCGAGCGGCACGGACTCGCCCAGGCCGTGACGCGCCTCCCGGCCGCGCTCCGCGCCCGACGCACCATCGACCGGACCGCCACCGCGCCGCGTCCCCGACTCGACGGCTGA